The genome window CCTGATCGCCGAGGACCATCTCGACAGCCGCGATGCCATGCGTGCGCTGCTCGAGGCATTCGGCTTCCAGGTCATCGTCGCCGTGGACGGCCGCCAGGCGGTCGATGTCGCGCTCGCGCAGAATCCCGACCTGATCCTTATGGACATCATGATGCCGGAGCTGGACGGCTTCGAGGCGACGCGCCAGCTGCGCCAGCATCATGCGACGGCGAGCATCCCGATCATCGCCGTCACCGCGATGGAGGGTGCGCAGCGGCTCGCGCTGCAGGCCGGCGCCAACGACTATGTCCGCAAGCCGATCGATATCCGGGGCCTCATCGCAAAGGTACACGACTGGCTGCCGAATTCGGATCCGGAGAACTGAACAGCGCGCCACCTGAAGCGGGTGAGCCGACGTCCAGTGCGAGCTGGCCGCCGCCACCGGGCGCGTCCCTGCTCGACGCCGTCGCGCATGCGTGGAAGGAAAGTGTCTTCGCGCCGCGCCGGTTCTTTCCACAGCTCGGGCGCGAGCAGCAGCTTGCGCCCAGCCTCTGGTACTACATTGCGCTGGGCCTGATAGTCAGTGGTGTCGGGCTGTTCTGGCAGATGGTGTTCCCCGCCGCACAGCCGTCCTACCTGCTCGCCCGCATGAGCGGAGCGGCCGTGGAGCAGATGAACCCGCTGCAGGACTTCCTGCTCGCCCCGCTCGTCCTGGTTCTCTCGCTGTTCATCACGACGGGCGTCGTGCACGTGATGCTGTTGATCATGGGTGGCGCGAAGAACGGGTTTCCGACGACCGTTCGTGTCTTCTGCCACGCCTACAGCCCGCAGATCGCGGTGATCATCCCGTTCGTGGGTGGCGTGATCGGCGGGGTGTGGATGCTCGTGGTCGCGGTGGTCGGCGTGCGCGAGGCACACGGCACGACGAGCGCACGCGCCGCGATCGCCGTGCTGCTGCCGGCCTTTCTGCTCATCGTGTTCGGGATCCTGGCGGCCCTGCTGCTGATGGCGGGCTCGGTCGCTCTCTGAGGCCGGTCAGGCCGCCTCGTCTGCCGGCAGCGGCTGCAGCGCGCGCAGCACTTCCTCTCCGTAGAACATCCGGATGTACTTGGCCTGCACGCTGGTGATGCGCCGCACCGCCCAGACCAGCTCGACGTAGTTCGGCTCGAGGGGCGGATGCAGCGGATGCATCGCCACTTCGATCGGCAGGTGGCTGCCCTTGCGGTTGTTGCAGGGGGAGCAGGCCGTCACGACGTTGTGCCAGGTGTTCGTCCCGCCGCGCGACATGGGCACGACGTGATCACGCGTCAGGAACTCCCGGTGCCGCAGGTCGGTGCGATGGCGCCCGCAGTACATGCAGCGGTAGCCGTCGCGAGCAAAGAGGAATGTGTTGGTGACCTGGCGGCGGAACTTCCTGGGAACGTGAACGAAGCGAACGAGGCGGATCACGGCGGGACAGGCGAGCTGTCGTTTCTCGGACCTGAACGTTCTACTCTCGTCCACCTCGAGGATTTCGGCCTTGCGGTCGATGACGAGGCGAAGTGCCCTGCGGATCGGCAGGAT of Longimicrobiales bacterium contains these proteins:
- a CDS encoding response regulator, whose protein sequence is MQPIRAELRSEHDLSNRSPTILIAEDHLDSRDAMRALLEAFGFQVIVAVDGRQAVDVALAQNPDLILMDIMMPELDGFEATRQLRQHHATASIPIIAVTAMEGAQRLALQAGANDYVRKPIDIRGLIAKVHDWLPNSDPEN
- a CDS encoding YIP1 family protein, which translates into the protein MLDAVAHAWKESVFAPRRFFPQLGREQQLAPSLWYYIALGLIVSGVGLFWQMVFPAAQPSYLLARMSGAAVEQMNPLQDFLLAPLVLVLSLFITTGVVHVMLLIMGGAKNGFPTTVRVFCHAYSPQIAVIIPFVGGVIGGVWMLVVAVVGVREAHGTTSARAAIAVLLPAFLLIVFGILAALLLMAGSVAL
- a CDS encoding HNH endonuclease → MGCLALNASFEPLTILPIRRALRLVIDRKAEILEVDESRTFRSEKRQLACPAVIRLVRFVHVPRKFRRQVTNTFLFARDGYRCMYCGRHRTDLRHREFLTRDHVVPMSRGGTNTWHNVVTACSPCNNRKGSHLPIEVAMHPLHPPLEPNYVELVWAVRRITSVQAKYIRMFYGEEVLRALQPLPADEAA